The sequence below is a genomic window from Amycolatopsis sulphurea.
ACAACACGGGGATCAACCCGGTCCACGGGTCCGTGCTGGACGTCGAGGAGTCGGCCGCGGCGAAGATCATGGCGGTCAACGTGCTCGCGCCGCTGGCGTGGATCCGGCTGGCCCGGGACGCCTGGATGGGCGAGCACGGCGGGTCGGTGGTCAACGTCGCCTCGGTCGCCGGGCTGCGGGCCTCGCCGGGGATCGGCATCTACGGGGTCAGCAAGGCCGCGCTGATCCGGCTGACCCAGGAGGTCGCCGACGAACTCGGCCCGCGGATCCGGGTGAACGCGGTGGCGCCGGCGGTGGTCAAGACCAAGTTCGCGACCGCGCTGTACGAGGGACGGGAAGAGGAGGTCGCCAAGGCTTATCCGCTGAAGCGGCTGGGGGTGCCCGAGGACATCGCGGGGGCGGTCGCGTTCCTGCTGTCCGAGGAGGCCGGCTGGGTCACCGGACAGACCTTGGTTCTCGACGGCGGCCTGACCCTCGGCGGTGGCCTGTGAGCGCAGGTGTCGTGGTCACCGGCGGCGGGGGCGGGATCGGCGCCGCGATCGCCCGCCGGTTCGCCGCGGACGGGGCGCGGGTGCTCGTCGCGGACCTGGACGGGGACCGGGCCACGGAGGTGGCCGCGGAGATCGGCGGGACCGCGTTCGGCGGGGACGTGGCCGGCGAAGCCGGCGTGGCGCGCCTGGTCGCTGCGGCCCGCGAGGCTCTCGGCGAGATCGACGTCTTCTGCGCCAACGCCGGAGTCGCGCCGTTCGGCGAGAAGCACGCGACCGAGGACGACTGGGCGGCTGCCTGGAACGTGAACGTGATGGCGCACGTTCGTGCCGCCCGTGCGCTGCTGCCCGCGTGGCTGGCACGCGGTGCGGGACATTTCATCGTCACCGCCTCCGCCGCCGGGCTGCTGACCAGCCTGGGCTCGGCGCCCTATTCGGTGACCAAGCACGGCGCGGTGGCGTTCGCCGAATGGCTCTCCGCGACCTACCGGCACCGCGGCATCACCGTGCAGGCGATCTGCCCGCAAGGGGTGCGCACCGCCATGCTGGAGAGCGCCGGGGAACGCGGAGAGCTGCTGATGGGCGCGGCGGCGATCGAACCGGACCAGGTTGCCGACGCCCTGTTCACGGCGATCGAGGAAGGCCGCTTCCTGGTCCTGCCGCACCCCGAGGTCGCGGACTACTACGCCGCACGGGCCGCCGACCCGGATCGCTGGCTCGGCGGCATGAACAAGCTGCAGCGGAAGCTGGAGCAGCTTCCCGACGCATGACCCGCTCCGGCGCTGTGGCGCTGTGAAGGGGCCCTTCACGGACTCAGAGTCCGTGAAGGGCCCCTTCACAGCCCTCACCCAGGCAGGTCGACCAGTTCGGCCAGCCGTGTCCGGTGGCGGCCCGGGGTGCCGAAGGCCAGCTCGTCGCTCTTCGCGCGCTTGAGGTACAGGTGCAGGGGGTGTTCCCAGGTCATCCCGATCCCGCCGTGTAGCTGGACGGCCTCTTCGGTGGCGTGCACGGCGACCGGTGCCGCGCGGGCCTGGGCGACGGCGACGGCGATCGGGACGTCGTAGCCGCCGGCGAGGGCGTCGGCGGCGTAGCGGGCGGTCGCGCGGGCGTTGACCAGCTCGGTGTACAGGTTGGCCAAGCGGTGTTTGAGCGACTGGAAACCGCCGACCGGGCGGCCGAACTGGTACCGGCCCTTCAAGTACGTCACAGTCTCGGTCAGTGCCCATTCTGCCAAACCGGTCTGTTCCGAGGCGAGCAGGCCCGCCGCGGTCGAGAGGGCACTGTCCAAAGCGGACTCGGCGGCGGGGCCGAGGACGATCGGCCGGGCGGTGGCGCCGGAGAAGGTCACGTCGGCGATTCGGCGGGTGAGGTCGAGGGGGACGACTTCGGTGACCGTCGCTGCGGAACTGTCCACGGCGTACAGGCCCGGACCATCCGAAGTGGACACTGCAGGCACCACGAACGTCGCAGCCGCCGAAGCGTCGGCCACGGTGCGGACCTGGCCGGTCAGGGTGCCGTCGGCGCGGACGGTGGCCGGAAAAGGCGAACCGGGGGCGGTGGTGAGCGGGACGGCGAGTGCGGCGGTCAGCTCTCCGGAGGCCAGCGGGGACAGGAGTTCGTCGCCGGTGGGCAGCAGGGCCGCGGTCGCGAGGACCGCGCTGCCCAGGAACGGCACCGGTGCCACGCTGCGGCCCAGTTCTTCGAGCACGACGGCGGTCTCCCGGGCCGAAGCACCGTGCCCGCCCAGCGATTCGGGCACCATCAGCCCGGCGGCGCCCAGGTCGGCGGCGAGTGTCCGCCACAGGCCGAGGTCGTACGGCTCGGTCGATTCCGTTCGCGCGAGCACGGCCGCGGCATCGGCCCGGTCGGTCAGCAGCGCACGCACGGACGCGCGCAGATCCTCTTCGACGTCGGAGTAAAGCAGGTCCGGCGAGTTCATCGCGGCAGGTCCTTCCAGGCGACGTCCTTGTCCACCCGCGGCTCGGACGGCAGCCCCAGCACGCGTTCGGAGATGATGTTCCGCAGCACCTCGGACGTGCCGCCTTCGATCGAGTTTCCCTTGGCACGCAAGTATCGGTACCCGGCTTCACGGCCGGTGAAGTCGACCGACTCGGGGCGCCGCAGCGTCCAGTCGTCGTAACGCAGGCCCTCCTCGCCGAGCAGCTCGATTTCCAGCCCGCTCAGCTTCTGGTTCAGCTCGGCGAAGGCGACCTTCATCGCCGAGCCCTCCGGTCCGGGCGCGCCGGCGGTGAGCTGCTGGCGCAACCGGTCACCGGCCAGCCGCAGTGATTCGGCCTCCACCCACAGCTGCACGAGCCGGTCGCGCAGCTGTGGGGTGCGCAGCTCGGGGCGTTCCCGCCAGGTCTTGGTGAGCACCCCGAGCATGCCGCCCTCGCGGGGCTGAGCGACCGCGCCGATCGAGACCCGCTCGTTCATCAGCGTGGTCTGCGCGACTTTCCAGCC
It includes:
- a CDS encoding SDR family oxidoreductase — translated: MNSFKDRVALVTGASRGIGLGIARELVARGARVCVTARKPEPLAEAVAALGGDEHALGVPGKADDEAHRADAIAQAIARFGRLDMLVNNTGINPVHGSVLDVEESAAAKIMAVNVLAPLAWIRLARDAWMGEHGGSVVNVASVAGLRASPGIGIYGVSKAALIRLTQEVADELGPRIRVNAVAPAVVKTKFATALYEGREEEVAKAYPLKRLGVPEDIAGAVAFLLSEEAGWVTGQTLVLDGGLTLGGGL
- a CDS encoding SDR family oxidoreductase, encoding MSAGVVVTGGGGGIGAAIARRFAADGARVLVADLDGDRATEVAAEIGGTAFGGDVAGEAGVARLVAAAREALGEIDVFCANAGVAPFGEKHATEDDWAAAWNVNVMAHVRAARALLPAWLARGAGHFIVTASAAGLLTSLGSAPYSVTKHGAVAFAEWLSATYRHRGITVQAICPQGVRTAMLESAGERGELLMGAAAIEPDQVADALFTAIEEGRFLVLPHPEVADYYAARAADPDRWLGGMNKLQRKLEQLPDA
- a CDS encoding acyl-CoA dehydrogenase family protein codes for the protein MNSPDLLYSDVEEDLRASVRALLTDRADAAAVLARTESTEPYDLGLWRTLAADLGAAGLMVPESLGGHGASARETAVVLEELGRSVAPVPFLGSAVLATAALLPTGDELLSPLASGELTAALAVPLTTAPGSPFPATVRADGTLTGQVRTVADASAAATFVVPAVSTSDGPGLYAVDSSAATVTEVVPLDLTRRIADVTFSGATARPIVLGPAAESALDSALSTAAGLLASEQTGLAEWALTETVTYLKGRYQFGRPVGGFQSLKHRLANLYTELVNARATARYAADALAGGYDVPIAVAVAQARAAPVAVHATEEAVQLHGGIGMTWEHPLHLYLKRAKSDELAFGTPGRHRTRLAELVDLPG